From the genome of Marinobacter sp. F4206:
ATGATGCCGCCGCAGCAAACCTTCATACCCGCCTTGCGCACGTTATCCAGGGTATCGAGGCGGTCCTGGTAGGTGCGAGTGGTGATGATGTGGCTGTAGTATTTCTCGGAGGTGTCCAGATTGTGGTTGTAATAATCCAGGCCCGCGTCTGCCAGTTCCTTCGCCTGATGCTCCTCCAGCATGCCAAGAGTCATGCAGGTCTCCAGCCCCAGGGATTTCACCTGCTTCACCATGTCCAGAACGTACGGCATGTCCTTTTTGGACGGGCTGCGCCAGGCGGCGCCCATGCAGAAGCGGGAAGCCCCCTTGCCCTTTGCGGCCCGAGCCTCGGCCACCACCTTCTCGATTTCCAGCAACTTTTCCTTCTCGAGACCGGTATTGTAATGGCCGCTTTGCGGACAGTACTTGCAATCCTCGGGACAGGCGCCAGTCTTGATCGACAGGAGAGTGCTGACCTGGACCTCATTCGGATCGAAGTGCTGACGATGCACACTCTGGGCACGGAACAGAAGGTCATTAAACGGCAGCGCGAACAGATCCCGCGCTTCCTGCAGCGTCCAGTCGTGACGAATTTCCATGGAGGGTGCCGTGGAGGTGGCTGTAGCGGTCATGTGAAAGTCCTGTTAACCTTTTCCGGTCTCTGGGTTTACGGATGAAACAGATGATAAAGGGACAGAACTGGCTGTCAACCTTAATGGAACTAAAGGTTAACAGCGATAACAGAGCCGGCCAGTGCGTAGCCTGCCTTTCGAGCAATGCTTTCAACGGCTTATGCCTGCCCTGCCACAATGACCTGCCGGTCAACCGGTGGCAGTGCCAAACCTGCGCCCTTCCCCTCCCGTACCCGGCCAACGACCTTGCATGTGGCGACTGCCTCGCCTCTCCCCCACCCTTTGGCCGCTCACTAATACCCTGGCGTTACCAGTTTCCAGTCGACAGCATGATTGGACGCTTCAAATACAACAGCCAACGCCAGTTTGCCCGCCCCCTGATCGCAGGGCTGGTGCAGCACCTCGTCGATCACTTCGAGCGGGCCCCCAACTTGAAACCCGAGGCACTGGTTCCGGCCCCCATGCACCGGCAACGGCGCCGCAAGCGTGGCTTCAACCAGGCTCAGGAAATCGCCGAACAGATCGGCAGCCAGTTGGACATCCCCGTTGCCGCCGGCCTGGTTCGCCGCACACAAACCGTCCGGGCCCAGCGGGAACTGAGCCGCCGCGAACGGCTGGACAATCTTCGAGGGGTCTTCGAGATACACGGCCGGGTGCCGGCGCGCATTGCCATCGTCGATGATGTCGTAACCACCGGGGCGACAGTCCGGGCACTGGCGACCCTACTGCGTGAACACGGTGCCCGGGACATACAGGTCTGGGCACTCGCCCGAACACCGGCCTAAGCCAGCTTGGCTTTCACAAGATCGGCAATCGCCAGACAGGACGTCAGCCCGGGTGATTCAATGCCAAACAGGTTCACCACACCGTCGATTCCGTGATCCTGCGGACCTTCGATACGGAAATCGGAACCGCCACCGTCGGGGCCTGCCAACTTCGGCCGAATGCCTGCGTATGCCGGCTGAAGCCGGCTCTCGTCGAGGCCCGGCCACCAGTCCTTGATGCTGTTTATGAATCGGCTGACCCGGGCGGGATCAACGGAATAATCTTCGTTATCGATCCACTCGACATCGGGCCCGAAGCGGGCCTGACCGGCGAGATCCAACGTCAGGTGTACACCCAGCCCTCCGGGTTCGGGAACGGGGTAGATCAGGTTACTGAACGGATGCCGCCCGCCATAGCTGAAATACACCCCCCGGGCCAGCCATTGGCGCGGCTTTTGGGAAGCCGGCAGCCCGTGCCATTCCTGAGCCAGTCCGGCAGCCCCCAGGCCCGCCGCATTGATGACTTTCCGGGCCTCCAGAACAGCAGGCATGTCGCCACCAACCCTCAGGCGATGGCACTTACCGGAGGTTTCCACTCCGATCACCGGCGCCCTTAATACCAGCTGACCACCGGCATCTTCACAGTCGCCCAGCAGAGACAACATCAGTGCATGGCTGTCGACAATCCCGGTTTCCGAAGACCAGAGCCCGGCAGACGCGGTGATATCAGGAAGCATCCTCGACAACGAGGCTCCCGAAACGAGGTCCAACTCCACTGCGTTACGCCCGGCTCCATTCCGGATAACCTCGAGGCTTCCCGCCTGATGATCCGATGTCGCGACAATCCACTTACCACACTTTCGATACCCGACCTTACGAGCTTCACAGTACTGGTATAACTGCTGCCGGCCCGCCACACACAGGCGGGCCTTCAAACTGCCTTCGGGGTAATAGATGCCCGCATGAATGACCTCACTGTTTCGCGAGGACAGGCCCTCACCGAACCGGTCACCCGCCTCAAGAATCAGGATTTCATGGCCCGCCCGGGCTAGCGCCCGGCCAATGGCCAACCCTACCACTCCGGCTCCGATGACAACCGTTTGTGCTTCAAGGGTCTCCTGCGACACTCGACTTTTCTCCCGTTTTCAGCCCCATATATACCCAAGCATAACCGATCCTGTGTTTGTTCCGGAAAATCAACGAGAGCAGGCCAGTCACTGTGCTTACGCAGGCGGCCATACAGGTTATACTTACGCTCTGGACGCAGCGGAGGGAGCCCGGCAATGATGTCTGACAGGAAGCAGTTTGCGCTGGTGATGGTGGTCGCCGCCATGTTCGTCGGTTGGCTTGGATGGCGAGGCTTTGAAATTATCAGCCTGAACGAGCGCCTGAAAGGCGACGAAAAGGTCGCCGATTACCCTTACCAGCACCGGGTCCTGCGCGTCGAAGGCAGCACAGCCATCATGAGTTCGCTGCGCTCTCATACCACATCGACCCAGGAGGCCTTGAGCACGGTTTTTCCGAACATGCGCAACCTGAACGATGACCATCGGTCCTGGCAAAGAGCAGAGCGCGAACTCGCCCGAATTCAGGCACGAGCCGGCGATATCGTCCTGGGGGCGTCAGGAATCAACCGGATCCGCTGGGAACTGGACGAGAACTGGTACCATCTCCAGACAATGAAATCGAACTACGACACAGGACTCTGACCACTTTTCAATATGACCCATGACTCATCACTGGCGACATCGTCTCATCCGTACGACACACTGACTCCCGACATTATTCTGGACGCCATGGAGGAGGCCGGTTTCGCGGTCAGTGGACGTCTGTTTGCCCTCAACAGCTATGAAAACCGGGTGTACCAGGTCGGGCTGGACGAAGGCGCACCGGTGATCGCCAAATTCTATCGCCCCGGTCGCTGGACCGAAGCGGAAATCCGTGAAGAGCATGAGTTCACCCTTGAACTTCTTGCCGCCGACATCCCGGTGGTGGCTCCACTGGCCATGCCGTCCGGCGACACCCTCGGTCAACACGGCGCCTTCCTGTTCGCGGTGTTTGCCCAGCGCGGCGGCCAGGCACCGGATGTCAGCGTGACAGATACCCTGTACCGGTTGGGGCAATGGTTGGGACAGATGCATAACATCGGGGCAAGCAAGCCCTTCGGGCACCGGCCGGGCATCTCGGTACTTGACGGCATCGAGAAGAACAACCGGCTCCTGGTGGAAGGCAACTGGGTTCCGGATGACCTCCGCCCCGCCTGGGACAGCCTGATTCCGGACCTGATCCAGGCCTGCGGCGCCCGGATCGATGAGGCCGGCCCGGTAGACACCCTGAGACTGCATGGCGACTGTCATGCCGGCAACATACTGTGCCGCGACGAACAGATGCTGTTCGTGGATCTCGACGACTGCCGCACTGGACCGGCGGTCCAGGACATGTGGCTGCTACTCAATGGTGAGGATTCGGAGCGTGGAGCCCAACTGGGCGAGCTGCTTGAGGGCTACGAGATGTTCCGGGACTTCAATCGCCGTGAACGCCACCTGATCGAACCCCTGCGCTGCTATCGGCAAATCGCCCATTGCGCCTGGCTGGCAAAGCGCTGGGACGATCCCGCCTTTCCGCGTTTTTTTCCCTGGTTCGCCCAGCCACGGTTCTGGTCGGATCAGGTCCTCTCCCTCCGGGAACAGTTGGCCGCCCTGCAAACGCCGTCCATATCGCTGCCCGGCCAGTACTGATTAATCCATTGACCACATCCAGATGAGGTAGGCATGAGCCAGAACGAGGCCCGTTACACCGTACGCAGTTTGATTGTCACCGCCATCGTTACGGCGGTGGCCACGGTGGTGATGCTGGAAGCCAGCGGCAAGATTGACCATTCTGACAACAAGGACCATGTGCCGGTCGGTGACTTTCAGGCCATTCATGTGACGCCGGATGAGCCTTTCCGGATGTCTCCGAAAGCGTCCGAATTGCACGCCGCCTGCGAAAACGGTTTTCTGGCCATCGCGGCGGACGTGGACCCGTCGTTCCGGGGCATATTGGTGGATTACAAGAACCGGGGTGTGCGCTGCAGTCGGCCGACACCGACCGCCCCGCCCGTTCCCGAGGTCGAGGAGAGTGGCAGCAATGGGTAAGTCGGGCCAGCCACCGGAGCAGAAGACCGACCGGCTTTTCGCCACCGAGCGTCGCCCGGAGGATTTCCGCTTCGACGCCTCGGTGGCCCGGGTCTTTCCGGACATGATCCGCCGTTCGGTGCCCGGCTATACCACGATCATTCCTATGATTGAGGTCATTACCGAACAGTACGCTCAGGCAGGCTCCCATTGCTACGACCTGGGCTGCTCCCTGGGCGCATCCACACTGGCGATGCGTCACGGTATTTCACACCGGGACTGCACACTCGTAGGCGTCGACAACTCCAGTGCCATGATCGAGCGCTGCGAACACTACATCGCGCTGGACGACAGCTCACTGCCAGTAACCCTTCGCTGCGAGGACATCCTTGAGACCGAGCTTAGCAATGCCTCGGTAACCACCCTGAACTTCACCCTGCAGTTTGTCCCACCCGAGCACCGAACTGGCCTGCTCACCCGCATCGCCGAGGCCACTCGCCCGGGCGGGGCACTGATCCTCTCCGAGAAAATCCGTTTCGGGTCCGACGAGGAACAGGACATCCAGACTCGACTGCATCATGAGTTCAAGCGCGCCAACGGCTACTCGGATCTGGAGATCAGTCAGAAACGCTCCGCCATCGAGCAGGTGCTGATCCCCGAAACCCTGGCCGACCACAAGAAACGCCTGCTGGACGCCGGATTTGATCGGGTACTGGTCTGGTACCAGTGCTTTAATTTTGTCTCCATGCTGGCCATCAAAGCCCACTGAAAACGCTCGGAGAACCATGGCAAATTTTGACTGGGAAAAACACTTCGGACCGTTGCTGACGGAGCTTACTCAAACTGGCCACGCCCGCTGGACCGACCGACTTCGAGATCAGCTCACCCATCGTTTCGACGATAACCCGCACGGGGACCTCGACCGGTGGCAGACGGCCCTGAACAGCCTGCCGGAACTGGCCGGAGTCGAGGTAGAACTCAAGCACTCCGCCATCACGCTGAGCACCCCGGATAATCTGACCGGCCCCCAGCAGGAACAGCTGGAAAACGCCCTCCGTGGACTGATGCCCTGGCGTAAGGGGCCATTCGAGTTCTTTGGCACCTATATTGATACCGAATGGCGATCTGACTGGAAGTGGGATCGGGTACTGCCTTACCTGTCTGACCTTTCCGGCCGGAAAATCCTGGACGTCGGTTGCGGCTCCGGCTACCACTGCTGGCGCATGCTCGGCGAAGGTGCCGGGCGGGTTATCGGCATCGATCCGGGGCTGTTATTCCTGTTCCAGTTCCTGAGCGTCAAGCGCTATCAGGATAACGCCCCGGTGGACCTGCTGCCCGTGAGGATGGAGGACTTGCCAGAGAATCTGCAAGCCTTCGACACCACCTTCTCGATGGGCGTGCTTTACCATCGGCGCTCCCCGCTGGACCACCTGCTCGAACTCAAAGGCACCCTCCGGCGGGGCGGTGAACTGGTGCTGGAAACCCTGGTCGTGGATGGTCCTGAAGGTTACTCCCTGATGCCGGAAGACCGGTACGGGCAGATGCGAAACGTCTGGTTCCTGCCAAGCTGCGATACCCTGCTTCGCTGGCTGGATCGCACCGGCTTTCGTAACGCCCGGGTTGTGGACGTCACCGACACCACCACCGACGAGCAACGAAGCACCGATTGGATGCGATTCAATTCACTGCAGGACTTTCTGGACCCGGAGGATCCGTCCCGAACTGTCGAGGGCTATCCCGGTCCCAGGCGGGCCACCATCATCGCCGAAAAACCCTAGCACAAAAAAGCCGCCCTGCAGTTGCCCGCAGGGCGGCTTTCTTGCTTCCCATCAATTACTCATCAAACGGATGACGCAGGGTGATCGTCTCGATCCGGTCCGGACCGGTGGAAATGATATCAATCGGTGCCTCGATCTGCTCCTCAAGGAAACGGATGTAGGCCTTGGCGTTCTCCGGCAGCTGGTCGACGCTGGTCAGCCCCACCGTGCTATCACTCCAACCCGGAAGCTCGGCGTAAACGGGCTCGATATCCTTGTAGGTGTCACAGCCGATTGGCGGACGGGTAATCTCGCCTTTCGGTGTCTTGTAGCCCACACACACTTTCACCGTATCCATCCCGTCCAGAACGTCCAGTTTGGTCAGGCAGATACCGGATACGCTGTTGATCTGGATTGCATGACGGAGCGCCACTGCATCGAACCAGCCACAACGGCGTGAACGGCCGGTTGTGGTGCCGATTTCATTGCCCTTGACCGCAAGATGGTGACCCATGTCGTCGAACAACTCGGTCGGGAAAGGACCGGAGCCCACGCGGGTCGTGTAGGCTTTGGTGATACCCAGCACATAGTCCAGGAACAGCGGGCCGAAACCGGAACCCGTGGCGGTTCCACCCGCGGTTGTGTTTGAGGAGGTGACGTACGGGTAGGTGCCCAGATCAATATCCAGCAGGGAACCCTGAGCACCCTCGAACAGGATGTGCTCGCCGCGCTTACGGAAATCGTGCAGCATGTCGGTCACATCCGCCGCCATCGGCAGGATTTCCTCGGCCATCTGCTTGAGCTCTTCGAGGGCCGCGTCGATATCTTCGGCCTCTTCCTTGAAGTACTCGGTCAGAACAAAGTTGTGGTAGGACATGATTTCCCGCAATTTGGCTTCGAAATCGCCGGGATTGCAGAGATCACCGAGTCGAACGCCGCGCCGGGATACCTTGTCCTCGTAGGCAGGACCAATGCCCCGCCCGGTGGTACCGATCTTGTCGACGCCACGTGCGCGCTCACGAGCCTGATCGATGCGGACGTGAGTGCGCAGGATGATGGGACAGGCCAGACTGATCCGCAGCCGGTCGCGCACGGCAACGCCATTGGCTTCGAGTTCGCGAACTTCCTTGAGCAGCGCCTCCGGTGAGAGTACAACGCCATTTCCGATCAGGCAGTAAACGTGCTGGCGAAGAATGCCGGACGGAATCAGGTGCAGCGCGGTTTTCTTGCCGTCAATCACCAGTGTGTGGCCGGCATTGTGACCGCCCTGAAAACGGACAACGGCCGCAACCTTATCGGTCAGCAGGTCAACAATCTTACCCTTGCCTTCATCACCCCACTGGGTGCCCAGCACAACAACGTTTTTACCCATGATTCTCTCTCAGTGCGGCTGCCCCGGAGGACAGGCGTTTCGCAAGTTTACCTGTAAATGAGTTCACCGACGCCCGAGGGGCCTCAGTTCAGTTTCTCAACGACCCACTGGCCGCCCTGTTTTACCAGTTTCCGGTCGCAGCCCCGGGCTGCCGGATCGGCATCGACGTCGTCCGGGAGCGCCCGGATCACGGTTTCGGTCATTCTCAATCCGGAAATGACACCCTCCAGGGCCGGATCTTCATCCGCCGGAGCCCACACTGCGCCTACCCGATGCTGTACGCGCTCTCCCAGTGCAACCAGAGCCCGGATATCCAGACTGAAACCAGTCGCCGGACGGGCGCGGCCAAAATCACTGCCAATGGCATCGTAACGACCGCCCTTGGCCACCGAATCGCCGTGACCGGGCACGTAAGCGGCAAACACCAGACCGGTGTGGTAGTTGTAACCACGCAGTTCACAGAAATCGAAGCCCACGCTCACTTCCGGGAAATCCCGCGCCAACATGTCACAAACGCGACCCAGTTTTTCCAGGGCAGCGTCCAGGTCTTCCGATGCACCCTTGAGTATCCGCTTTGCCTGGACCAGGGCTTCCGGGCCGCCACTCACCCGTGCCAGCTCCCGCAGTCGCGCGCCGGCCGAGCCTGCGGGGCACTGGCCCAGCAATTCGTCCAGCTCCGGCACCGACTTGCGGGCCATGGCATCAAAAATGGCTGCTTTGGTGTCGCGATCGAAATCCGCATCGCCAATCAGGTTCTGGTAAATCGAGACATGCGCCAGATCCAGATGAATGCGGGGCAGACCGGCGACCCGCAGGGTCTCCAGCATCAGGCTGATCACTTCCATATCGGCGGATTCGGATTCACTGCCGAACAACTCACACCCGGCCTGGATCGGGGTCCGGCCGGTCAGCATATGCCTTGGCCGGGTATGCAATACATGGCCGGCGTAACAAAGGCGGGTGATGCCCTCCTGCCCCATGGTGTGCGCATCAATGCGAGCGGCCTGGGGGGTCATGTCTGCCCGGACCCCCATCATCCGCCCCGTCAGCTGATCCGTGAGTTTGAAAGTCTGCAGTTCCAGATCGTGACCGGTACCGGTAAAGAGCGACTCAAGGTATTCGATCAGAGGAGGAATTACGAGCTGGTAGCCCCAGCGTTGGCAGGTATCCATTACATCCCGGCGCAGGGATTCGATCCGTCCGGCCAGGGGCGGCAGAATGTCCTCTACCCCGTCCGGCAGTAACCAGCGATCAGATACTGTCATGAGATTACGTTGTCCGTCAGGCCCGCTTCGGCGAGAGCGCCGTGGGGTTTACACAGGATTTATGGCGAATTCCGCGGCAAAAACCGGAAACAAAACCGTCGGAATTTTACACGGTTGGTCGGCACAAAAAAACCGGAATACCGAGGTATTCCGGTTTTTCGATCCGGAAGGCGGAGCTTCAGCGACCGCCCTGAGGATCCTTCAGGAATTTCATGAAGTCACTGTCGGAGTCAATGACCATGATATCGTCCTTGCTGGAGAAGGTATTCCGGTACGCCTGCAGACTGCGATAGAAGCTGTAGAACTCGGCATTTGAGCCATAGGCATCTGCATAGATCGCAGCCGCCTGACCATCGCCTTCACCACGGGTCTCCTCAGACTCTGCGAACGCTTCAGCCAGGATTACGGTGCGCTGGCGATCCGCATCCGCACGAATGCCTTCTGCCAACTCACGGCCCCGAGAGCGGAATTCCTGGGCCAGTTTCTCTCGCTCGGTCGCCATACGGCGGTAAACGTTCTCGCTGACCTGGCCGGGAAACTCGATGGCTTTGACACGCACATCCAGCACCTCAATGCCGAATTCGCTCAGGGAGGTCTCGTTCACCCGGTCACGCAGTGTGTGCATCAGCTCATCGCGCTGCCCGGATACCACTTCGTGCATGGTACGAATACCGAACTCGTCACGCAGGCCATTGTCGACCCGGGACAGCAGCAGAGACTGTGCCCGGTATTCGTCGCCGCCAGTGGCACGATAGAACTGGTCAACATCACGGATTTTCCAGGCAATGTAGGAATCCACATCCAGCGGCTTCTTCTCGACCGTCAAGTACTGGCGGGACGGAAGATCCATGGTCAGTACCCGGATATCGAATTCACGAACCTGATCAATGACCGGCACTTTGAAATGGATCCCGGCCTGAATGTCGGTTTCCACCAACTCACCAAAGCGCAACATAACGCCCCGGTGCGTTTCCGGGATGATGTACACGCTGGACAGCACGAGCAGGACAACAATGAGGGCGCCTGCAAGACCCACTACACCTTTAGGTCCCATGATTATCTGCTCCTCCGTACATTAGTGTCCTGCCTGGAACGCAGCTCCTTGATGACCTGATCGGTCAGGGACTGAATATCCATCTGGTCTCCACTGCCGCCTGAAGACTGACCACCGCTGCGCGGGAGGCTCCCCTGGGTCAAGCGATCCAACGGCAGATACATCATGTTGCCACTGCTTTCGGTATCCACGAGGATCTTGCTGCTGCTGGACAGCACCGTTTCCAGGGTCTGAAGGTACATGCGGTCACGGGTAACCGTCGGTGAATTCTGATAAACCGCCAACAACTCGAGGAAGCGCGCGGTTTCGCCTCGGGCTCGCTCGATGACTTCCTGTTTGTAGGCATTAGCTTCCTCAATCATGCGCTGAGCCTGGCCTCGAGCTTCGGGAACCACCTTATTGCGGTAGGTTTCGGCTTCTTCCTTGACGCGCTGCTCATCTTCCCGGGCGCGCTGAACTTCGCGGAAAGCATCCTGAACCGCCGGTGGTGGCTGAGTGCTCTCAACGTTCACACGCACGATCTCAAGACCAGTTCCGTACTCCCCCAGGAACCGTTGAAGCCGCTGCTCTACCCGGACGGAAAGTTCTGCACGACCTTCGGTCAGCACATCATCCAGGGACGAACTGCCCACTTCATGACGCAGGGCACTGTCGGTCGCAAACGCCAGGGCCTGGTTTGAGTCGCGAACATTCAGTACGTAGGCCTGGGCATCACCCACCCGGTACTGTACCTGCAGATCCACGGTAACCAAGTTCTCATCCTGGGTCAGCATCTGACCACTGGACTCCGCGGTACGAACGCTGGTCACACGGACTTTGGTTACGTCATCGATCAACGGCACCTTAAAGCGCAGGCCCGGGTTTTCAGTCCGGTTGTACTCACCGAAACGCAGGACAACCGCACGTTCCTGTTCGTCGACAGTATAGAAAGACTGGAAAATCACGTAACCGACAACCAGAATCCCG
Proteins encoded in this window:
- a CDS encoding kinase, whose amino-acid sequence is MSQNEARYTVRSLIVTAIVTAVATVVMLEASGKIDHSDNKDHVPVGDFQAIHVTPDEPFRMSPKASELHAACENGFLAIAADVDPSFRGILVDYKNRGVRCSRPTPTAPPVPEVEESGSNG
- a CDS encoding adenylosuccinate synthase, with translation MGKNVVVLGTQWGDEGKGKIVDLLTDKVAAVVRFQGGHNAGHTLVIDGKKTALHLIPSGILRQHVYCLIGNGVVLSPEALLKEVRELEANGVAVRDRLRISLACPIILRTHVRIDQARERARGVDKIGTTGRGIGPAYEDKVSRRGVRLGDLCNPGDFEAKLREIMSYHNFVLTEYFKEEAEDIDAALEELKQMAEEILPMAADVTDMLHDFRKRGEHILFEGAQGSLLDIDLGTYPYVTSSNTTAGGTATGSGFGPLFLDYVLGITKAYTTRVGSGPFPTELFDDMGHHLAVKGNEIGTTTGRSRRCGWFDAVALRHAIQINSVSGICLTKLDVLDGMDTVKVCVGYKTPKGEITRPPIGCDTYKDIEPVYAELPGWSDSTVGLTSVDQLPENAKAYIRFLEEQIEAPIDIISTGPDRIETITLRHPFDE
- the bioB gene encoding biotin synthase BioB — its product is MTATATSTAPSMEIRHDWTLQEARDLFALPFNDLLFRAQSVHRQHFDPNEVQVSTLLSIKTGACPEDCKYCPQSGHYNTGLEKEKLLEIEKVVAEARAAKGKGASRFCMGAAWRSPSKKDMPYVLDMVKQVKSLGLETCMTLGMLEEHQAKELADAGLDYYNHNLDTSEKYYSHIITTRTYQDRLDTLDNVRKAGMKVCCGGIMGMGEDDDDRVGLLMQLANLPHHPESVPVNMLVKVKGTPMEDVEDLDPFDFVRIIAVARIMMPASHVRLSAGRENMNEQMQALCFMAGANSIFYGEKLLTTANPEADADMELFRRLGIRPEQREQCASEEQEEEAIAEAVEYEATRHMFYDATRESAAS
- the hflC gene encoding protease modulator HflC gives rise to the protein MGPKGVVGLAGALIVVLLVLSSVYIIPETHRGVMLRFGELVETDIQAGIHFKVPVIDQVREFDIRVLTMDLPSRQYLTVEKKPLDVDSYIAWKIRDVDQFYRATGGDEYRAQSLLLSRVDNGLRDEFGIRTMHEVVSGQRDELMHTLRDRVNETSLSEFGIEVLDVRVKAIEFPGQVSENVYRRMATEREKLAQEFRSRGRELAEGIRADADRQRTVILAEAFAESEETRGEGDGQAAAIYADAYGSNAEFYSFYRSLQAYRNTFSSKDDIMVIDSDSDFMKFLKDPQGGR
- the cmoB gene encoding tRNA 5-methoxyuridine(34)/uridine 5-oxyacetic acid(34) synthase CmoB — its product is MANFDWEKHFGPLLTELTQTGHARWTDRLRDQLTHRFDDNPHGDLDRWQTALNSLPELAGVEVELKHSAITLSTPDNLTGPQQEQLENALRGLMPWRKGPFEFFGTYIDTEWRSDWKWDRVLPYLSDLSGRKILDVGCGSGYHCWRMLGEGAGRVIGIDPGLLFLFQFLSVKRYQDNAPVDLLPVRMEDLPENLQAFDTTFSMGVLYHRRSPLDHLLELKGTLRRGGELVLETLVVDGPEGYSLMPEDRYGQMRNVWFLPSCDTLLRWLDRTGFRNARVVDVTDTTTDEQRSTDWMRFNSLQDFLDPEDPSRTVEGYPGPRRATIIAEKP
- the cmoA gene encoding carboxy-S-adenosyl-L-methionine synthase CmoA, with product MGKSGQPPEQKTDRLFATERRPEDFRFDASVARVFPDMIRRSVPGYTTIIPMIEVITEQYAQAGSHCYDLGCSLGASTLAMRHGISHRDCTLVGVDNSSAMIERCEHYIALDDSSLPVTLRCEDILETELSNASVTTLNFTLQFVPPEHRTGLLTRIAEATRPGGALILSEKIRFGSDEEQDIQTRLHHEFKRANGYSDLEISQKRSAIEQVLIPETLADHKKRLLDAGFDRVLVWYQCFNFVSMLAIKAH
- a CDS encoding serine/threonine protein kinase, which encodes MTHDSSLATSSHPYDTLTPDIILDAMEEAGFAVSGRLFALNSYENRVYQVGLDEGAPVIAKFYRPGRWTEAEIREEHEFTLELLAADIPVVAPLAMPSGDTLGQHGAFLFAVFAQRGGQAPDVSVTDTLYRLGQWLGQMHNIGASKPFGHRPGISVLDGIEKNNRLLVEGNWVPDDLRPAWDSLIPDLIQACGARIDEAGPVDTLRLHGDCHAGNILCRDEQMLFVDLDDCRTGPAVQDMWLLLNGEDSERGAQLGELLEGYEMFRDFNRRERHLIEPLRCYRQIAHCAWLAKRWDDPAFPRFFPWFAQPRFWSDQVLSLREQLAALQTPSISLPGQY
- a CDS encoding ATP phosphoribosyltransferase regulatory subunit: MTVSDRWLLPDGVEDILPPLAGRIESLRRDVMDTCQRWGYQLVIPPLIEYLESLFTGTGHDLELQTFKLTDQLTGRMMGVRADMTPQAARIDAHTMGQEGITRLCYAGHVLHTRPRHMLTGRTPIQAGCELFGSESESADMEVISLMLETLRVAGLPRIHLDLAHVSIYQNLIGDADFDRDTKAAIFDAMARKSVPELDELLGQCPAGSAGARLRELARVSGGPEALVQAKRILKGASEDLDAALEKLGRVCDMLARDFPEVSVGFDFCELRGYNYHTGLVFAAYVPGHGDSVAKGGRYDAIGSDFGRARPATGFSLDIRALVALGERVQHRVGAVWAPADEDPALEGVISGLRMTETVIRALPDDVDADPAARGCDRKLVKQGGQWVVEKLN
- a CDS encoding NAD(P)/FAD-dependent oxidoreductase, with translation MSQETLEAQTVVIGAGVVGLAIGRALARAGHEILILEAGDRFGEGLSSRNSEVIHAGIYYPEGSLKARLCVAGRQQLYQYCEARKVGYRKCGKWIVATSDHQAGSLEVIRNGAGRNAVELDLVSGASLSRMLPDITASAGLWSSETGIVDSHALMLSLLGDCEDAGGQLVLRAPVIGVETSGKCHRLRVGGDMPAVLEARKVINAAGLGAAGLAQEWHGLPASQKPRQWLARGVYFSYGGRHPFSNLIYPVPEPGGLGVHLTLDLAGQARFGPDVEWIDNEDYSVDPARVSRFINSIKDWWPGLDESRLQPAYAGIRPKLAGPDGGGSDFRIEGPQDHGIDGVVNLFGIESPGLTSCLAIADLVKAKLA
- the hflK gene encoding FtsH protease activity modulator HflK, producing MAWNEPGGNRNDNDPWGTGGRRGDDQGPPDLDEALKKGLDKLNKMLGGKGGKSGGSGSGTGGSAGGFGAILALAGILVVGYVIFQSFYTVDEQERAVVLRFGEYNRTENPGLRFKVPLIDDVTKVRVTSVRTAESSGQMLTQDENLVTVDLQVQYRVGDAQAYVLNVRDSNQALAFATDSALRHEVGSSSLDDVLTEGRAELSVRVEQRLQRFLGEYGTGLEIVRVNVESTQPPPAVQDAFREVQRAREDEQRVKEEAETYRNKVVPEARGQAQRMIEEANAYKQEVIERARGETARFLELLAVYQNSPTVTRDRMYLQTLETVLSSSSKILVDTESSGNMMYLPLDRLTQGSLPRSGGQSSGGSGDQMDIQSLTDQVIKELRSRQDTNVRRSR
- a CDS encoding ComF family protein, which gives rise to MIGRFKYNSQRQFARPLIAGLVQHLVDHFERAPNLKPEALVPAPMHRQRRRKRGFNQAQEIAEQIGSQLDIPVAAGLVRRTQTVRAQRELSRRERLDNLRGVFEIHGRVPARIAIVDDVVTTGATVRALATLLREHGARDIQVWALARTPA